ttatataatataaatataaatataaatataaatataaatatatatatatatatatatacatattctttttcagactcttttccatgaTAAGTccattataagatactgaatatagttccctgtgctgtacagtaggtcctttttggttctctattttatatatagtagtgtgtacctgttaatcccaaactcctaatttatctcacCCACCCcgccccttttcccctttggtaaccataagtttgttttctatgtctgtgagcatTAGAGGTCTCTTTAAACAGTCAATGTGATGTTATTTGCCTTCAGTTTTAGAATTACTCTAGGAATTTTCCATGGCATTTAGTTTTAataaagtaaacattaaaaaaaataagagtatgaatgttgaatttagaaaaaaaacattatCTCAACTCCAGAAATTATAAATTTGGATTTTTGACCATTTATATCTTAAAGGAGGGACTCATGAACTCCTGATCTTATATTCCTGGTTATACGGACATGTTCTGTACACATTCCAGGCATACAACGCTTATCCTTAAATTTACCAGTACAGAAAGGGCAGTTAATGATCCAGGGAGCTGACGTCTGAGGGCGAGCTCCCTGCCAGGTTAGTGTTTAAGCTGGATGTTCAGCCCCTGCGTTTGCTCTGTTGGccatatgcatgcacacataaTACACTCAAGTCACCGGAAGCATCCTCTGCTCGTTCTGGTTCTGCACACAGGGAGTGTGCGGTTCAACCCCGAGCACCCCCAGCCAGCGTGACTGCCCGGGCTGCTGTGGCTATGAACAGACTCCTCACAATGCACGTGTTACCTGGAGGACCTTTTATGGGTGTTTTGGGGGATTCAATGTGGTCTCTGTGGATAGACTTCGGCCGCTGCTTTTTCTGCTTTGCTCCCTGAGGCCGAGGCTTGATGACCGTGTCCATGTCTTCCATGAGCTTCAGCTGCTTGCGCCTCAGGTACTCCTGCCGGATGAACTCCCGGCGGGCTCGCTCATCTTCCTTCTTCTGACGTTCCTCCTCGGTTTTACGCCTAGGAAACAAGCGGGTACATTTCTTTGTGCACAACACTGTCAGGCGTGCGCTTACGTGAGAAGGAAGAATGATTCAGCCCCTGGGAAAATGgttcatttaaaatgtacttgaGATAATTTAGGTCACTTAAATATACCATTAATAAGTAACTACTTAAaaaatgcgtgtgtgtgtgtgtgtgtgtgtgtgtgtgtgtgtgtgtgtgtaaaacccAGGGAAATTACTTTCAATTAATGTTTCTGGAGAACTTTAAGACGCCTCAAACTCAGGATAAAAATATGCAATCAAGTAACACTCTGGGACAATAACTTCTAAAAAGCACCCCAAATCAGCGTTGTCTCTATATTCTGCAAAGGTCCCTAAACACCGCTAACGAGAGTCAGGGGGACACCACCTCCCACGGACCCCGCGCAGCGGCCCCCACCTGGTCTCCTCTTTCTTGTGCTCCATCTCAGCTTCCAGCTGTTGCTTCCGCAGCTgggtctctttctcccttcttaatCGTTTCTCCAACAAAGCTGCCCGTTTCATTGCCAtatcattttctgctttttgatCATCCTAAGAGTGAATGTCATTGAGAAAGAGGAAACATCTGAGGCACCAATATCCTCATGTTCAATGCTTGTGGCCACATGGAGGGGTCACTCTTAATAACTGAAAATCCAAACTGTCTAGTGAAGCTCACTCCAACTGCACCATAGATGGACATGTTCCAAAATTATGAGGGAAGAAATGAATTAAAGTGGTAATACTTTTATCAAGTAACAAAGGACACAAACTTCTTTGATTACATGTTTTCAAAACTTAGGAAGTTAAGCAAAGAACAacataaaaagggaagaaaaaagacaaagtgtTTTTGGGCCCTGATAAATAACTGATAAGAGTGGAGAGTTtccccacaatttttaaaactgcatttaaattgtatttaaatacATGCTTAATATAGAAAACTCAAGTAAAAGCGTCAAAAAAATTAGCTACCCAAAGTTGTATCACATAAATGAAGCTATTGctgcatgattttttaaaaaaagttgaggTCCTGACAGTTTGCTTGCTGCGTTCTGAACTATACCACAGGTTTTTCCTTTGAAGAGAAGACGGGCATACTTATACTCCTAACCCCAGAGCTAGTTCACGACCTGTAGGTGTCCTGAGCCTGCCCCAGCTTCTACCTGAACGCTCAGGGAGCTCAGAAGTCAGGAAAGTAACCAGCTGTAGAAGTGGTTCCCTGTCGTAACGATGCCTTGCTTATCAATTCAACAAGTGTTTCCTGCGTGTCTAATACATTCACAACATAGTGTCAGACATTACAGatactaaaatatgaaaaagataggGCACCTTAGGTTAAGGAGCGTCTAGATCCCACGGGGAAGAGGTACAAACAAGGTGCTTTGCACAGAAACCCAGAGAGAGATGAACTCTGAATGGAGAAAGTCAGAAGATACCATTCAAACAGTCAGTCCAAACATTCACACGTCTGTGTCAAACAAACTACACACACTGCAATTTGCCAGGCACTTTACTATGCTCTGGGGATAAGGAGATGCAGTATCTCTAGGAGTTCACAGTCTAAGAGGAATCGTAACAGAAGCAAATCACAAGGTAGTTGGAAATTCTGGGTCAGCAGCATTACTGTGAGGATGTTTAGGGTACGAGAGACACGGAGGAGAACATATTCACATCTACCCAAGGAATCATGAAAGGCTGCAGCAAACAGATGAGGCCTGAAGTTAGTCTTACAAAACATCCCAAACAGAGTTATGGGGGGAGAGGGTGGACCAACAGGCTTGGATCAGTCTGTGAAAGGCCCCTGAATACATGCTGAGGGGTTTAAGTTTATCCAACAGGCAACTCTAAGAGACTCCGTCGAGTTATGCTAGCTACCAAGTGGCAGTGTGACGAATGGGACCATGACAGAGGCAGGGAGCCCCGTGAATGAGCTACGACCACGGTCCCAGGGGGGAGTACGGGGCAGTGAAAACTGAAGTGAGGAAACGAGGGCAGAGGTGGACTGTACGTTTTACACCCAAGGATGCCcctctgttctcctttctctgcaGGAGCAGAGGTAGCAAGGTCTCTAATATTAAACACATCTATTACTGTCTACAGTAGCggcctattaaaaaaaatagtagttttACACGGTTAAGAGACAAGACAAACCCACATTCAAATTTCTAAACATTAAAAAGGGCCGAGAGGGCCACCTCTCTATGACCAACTTCAAAGTAAGTTACCAGGTTCCAATATTGAATGATCCTAAGTAAAACTAGCGATTGTAACCACTTCAGTATTCGCGGGTTTTGACCCCGATAGGACTGCTGTACGTTTCATTTAAAACCCGAAATTATAAACTGTTGCCACTGAGTGCTGTCTTTCCATCTATATTCCCAATTGTGGAGCTATTCAGGATCAGAAACTATCTACTTTAGTCCCttaactagaaaaagaaacatgagtagcacacatacacatgtttctgattataaaaaaCCATATTATTCCCTATAgggaatctggaaaaatataaagatgaaaaaagggATGACaggagaaacattttaaaataatattaggcTTTTCTGGTTCTAATATCTATGATAAATTTCAAGATCTTAACCATCACGAGGTGATACTGTTCAGTATTTGTGCTAGTTGTCTGTAGTGCTGTTTAAACATATGTCATATCCAACACCGATCCTGAGGTTAGGGGGTCATACGCTACACCTTCGCCAACGCTTCTAGAGAAGCTATTTCAATGACAACTGCTccaattatatacttttaaatgtttcacCTTGCAAGAGTCTGTCTGGTcagttttcaaaagatttttttaaaaaacaacacgTATAAGGGAAGATGgtcaatattaagaaaataaactaaaacagaCTCACATGCAATGCCAAGTTATGAGCTTTTGACCAAGTGGCCACTGAACATCTTTTGGAAGAGTGTGAATCGCTTGGTTTTCAAAAGGCTTTGGTGAAAGTGAGAGAGAGTCAGAGGGACAAAAACAGCACGTCTAAACCTGTACCACGATGTGATGAAAGGAGGACTGTTCTAGAAACCAATGTGCCCGAACAGAACTGCGGTCCACAAGGGGCGGGCCAGAATACATTTTAGGATTAATGGCAGACCTGTAACGAGAAGGGCTGCTGCTACAGAAGCAAGCGCGCCGACTGAAAACACCCACCAGTGAAGAGGCCTAGGACCACGCGGGTTAGCTTTACCTTGAAGAAGAATCCACAGCATACTTTCTGGTCGTCATCAACTTGCTCTTTATCACTTTCTCCGTCATATTTTTCAACAGACACATCAGCCTTTTCAGGGGCTTTCAAATCTGAGAGAGAGACTTCAATCAGATTAGCACTTTTAGGAGGGGCAGCTGGGAAAGCGGGTCTGGAAGGAGGTTCTGCAGGATGAGTCACGCAGTCCTCGCCCAGGCTGGGCCACGCGGTCTCCGTGGCGGGCTGCGCCAGGCCCTCGGGAGCCGCAGAGGGCAGGGCCCGCGcctcctcgtcctcgtcctccGGGACGTGTCCGCGCTGCCCCCGAGGGCCCGcggacccctccccctcctcctccccccccccctccTCCTCGCGTCTGGACTCCTTGGCTTCCGGCTCTCCGCCGCCCCCCAGGCACACGAAGGACCTGGTCTGAATGGGGACCTGACTCGGGGAGAACCTCCTGAGCCGAGGGAGGCTGTCCACAGACCGAGGGGGCGTCAGCGTTCGGTGCAAGGGCGTGAGTTTCAGTTCACTTGGCCTGGGAGTCCTCTGAGCTTTGACGGAGGGGGCGGCGCTCTTCCGGGCAGCGGGCTGCGGCTGCGGGGACgcgtgggcggggcgggggccgtCGGCCGGCGGCCGGTGGGGCTTCCCTGCGCGGGCCGGCCggtgcggggagggggagggcgggggcgggggcggggagatgACCCAGGCCTGCTGCTCGCGCATGTGCATCAGCAGCTCCTGCTGCAGCGCCAGGCGCTGCATCTCGCGCTGCAGGACGAGCAGGGAGGCGTTGAGCCTCTCGATGGAGCGCGTGTGCTCCAGCAGCTCGCCGTCCTGCGGTGGCTCCTCCGCGGGGCCGGCCGGGCTCCACGGCCCCTCGGGGTCGCCGGGCGCGCTCGGGGACGGCGGCCACCTGCCCACGGGGCTCTCCGCGCCCTCCTTGGGGTCCGCCGGGGACCCGCTCCTCGGCCCGTTCGCCTTCTGCGGCTCCTTCTCCGGCGGCCGCTCCGCGTACGCCTTCCCGTCCTCCGCGCCGGCCGCCTCCtcccggggcggggaggggccgtCCCCTTTCCTTTTCACCACGGTGAGAAAGGCCGTCCGCCCCATCTTCTGCCTCTGCTTGGTGAACGCGGCCtccatcttcttcttctgggcctCGATGGCCCGCCGCTTCTCCTCCAGCTTCATCCTGAGATGCACCACCTCGGAGGCCAGCAGCTGCGTGGTGTCCCGGCCGTGCGGAAGGCCCGTGTCCTCTGCGGTCTGCGCCCAGGCCACCACGTGAGGGATGTTGAGCTCCGAGCCCTCCGGCGTGGTCTTCTGAGAACTGCTGCCGCTGCTTCTTCCGTCGGTGTGATTCAGCTTCCTGAATTTCTGTTCGGCAAAGCTGGTCATCTTCACGCCGGAACTGGAGGAGGTGCTGCTACCGGGCTGGGACTTGGTGCTGACGGTGCTGGGACAGGGGCTCAAGGCCTCTCGGGCGTTGTAGTCCTGGAGGAATTTGGACGTGTCGTCCACGTCAGAGTCCAGACTCACGGTGTAGTCTCTCAGGGAAGAGTCTTCGTCCATAGTTTCCGGAATGTCCTCTGAAGGGACGTGGATCCCCGTGTCCGCCTCCGTGTTGTCAGTGACGGGGCTCGAGGCACCTTTCGTGTCCGCCACGCCCTCGGGGCTGGACTGGCTGCGCGGGACGCCAGCGCTCAGGACGCCCATCTCCTGGCTGTGGAGGAAGAAGCCGTTGGCAAGCTGGTCCGGCCGAGGGGTGTGGGCAGGCTTCTCGGTGTCGTGGATTATCTGTAACGCTTCTTCGATGCTGGGGGTCCCGACCTGACTGCCAAACTCATCGAGGAGCGCTCTGTTCTGCAGAGCTCCATTCGGAAGCCTGTGATGCATGTTCTGCTTACAATCCAGTTCGTTTGTGTTTCGGGGCACGCAGGCCGCCAGGTGGCCGTGAGGACCCACGTGAAGTTCTTCTTCAATGCTTCCTGCTCCCTCCTCACCATTTACCGGCTTGAAGGACAGATTTTTCCTAATGTTCCTGGATACACGACTGTTGTTCAGAGTAAGTCCTTCATTACTAATAGAACGAGTGATTCCTCGGTTTGGAGTGGATCTCTGTATACTACTTTCTTTATCAAAAGAAATATCAAATGAAACGCCGTGCACTGATgatctagaaaaaaatcaaagagaaaatctttaaataatCCCGGAAAGGAAACAATCTGATATCACTGAACAACAACAGTTATTTGAAGTtatgcttcctttctttcccatttctcatCATCACATTGTCCTCAAGGCGAGGGTAAGGCTGCCGGCCCACCTGTCACATTTGGCCCCTTTGGTCACTCTATCATCCGCCCATGTTGCCCTTGTCAAATGCAGGTACTAATTAAATTGCAGTCTGACTAACAAGGGCGGGGGGGCCGGGGACGAGGAGTTCTTGAGAACGCGAGTGCACTAAAAGTAAGTCTCTGTGTACCTTTTCTCCTTGGGCCACGTCCCTATGAAGCTGTCAACATAGGACATAGATGAAGACCTTCTTATTCCTCCTGCAAATGCATGAAAGTAAAAGTCATTGAAATCacgtaaaaaaaaaatttaacttacaaCAATGAAACAGATTTCACATAAGGCAAGTACATGTGGAGA
This genomic interval from Physeter macrocephalus isolate SW-GA chromosome 4, ASM283717v5, whole genome shotgun sequence contains the following:
- the CAMSAP2 gene encoding calmodulin-regulated spectrin-associated protein 2 isoform X3, with amino-acid sequence MGDAADPRDGRRTFIVPDIKPFDHYDFSRAKIACNLAWLVAKAFGTENVPEELREPFYTDQYDQEHIKPPVVNLLLSAELYCRAGSLILKSDAAKPLLGHDAVIQALAQKGLYVTDQEKLVTERDLHKKPIQMSAHLAMMDTLMMAYTVEMVSVEKVAACAQQYSAFFQATDLPYDIEDAVMYWINKVNEHLKDIMEQEQKLKDHHTVEASGGQKARYRKEQTLLKQLPCIPLVENLLKDGSDGCALAALIHFYCPGVVRLEDICLKETMSLADSLYNLQLIQEFCQEYLNQCCHFSLEDMLYAASSIKSNYLVFMAELFWWFEVVKPSFVQPRDARPQGAEPVDDLPSVPVLTAAQRNALDSSDFTPSGEGAVLTHSRPHLPSRHSRPPAHPSASGGIRRSSSMSYVDSFIGTWPKEKRSSVHGVSFDISFDKESSIQRSTPNRGITRSISNEGLTLNNSRVSRNIRKNLSFKPVNGEEGAGSIEEELHVGPHGHLAACVPRNTNELDCKQNMHHRLPNGALQNRALLDEFGSQVGTPSIEEALQIIHDTEKPAHTPRPDQLANGFFLHSQEMGVLSAGVPRSQSSPEGVADTKGASSPVTDNTEADTGIHVPSEDIPETMDEDSSLRDYTVSLDSDVDDTSKFLQDYNAREALSPCPSTVSTKSQPGSSTSSSSGVKMTSFAEQKFRKLNHTDGRSSGSSSQKTTPEGSELNIPHVVAWAQTAEDTGLPHGRDTTQLLASEVVHLRMKLEEKRRAIEAQKKKMEAAFTKQRQKMGRTAFLTVVKRKGDGPSPPREEAAGAEDGKAYAERPPEKEPQKANGPRSGSPADPKEGAESPVGRWPPSPSAPGDPEGPWSPAGPAEEPPQDGELLEHTRSIERLNASLLVLQREMQRLALQQELLMHMREQQAWVISPPPPPPSPSPHRPARAGKPHRPPADGPRPAHASPQPQPAARKSAAPSVKAQRTPRPSELKLTPLHRTLTPPRSVDSLPRLRRFSPSQVPIQTRSFVCLGGGGEPEAKESRREEEGGGEEEGEGSAGPRGQRGHVPEDEDEEARALPSAAPEGLAQPATETAWPSLGEDCVTHPAEPPSRPAFPAAPPKSANLIEVSLSDLKAPEKADVSVEKYDGESDKEQVDDDQKVCCGFFFKDDQKAENDMAMKRAALLEKRLRREKETQLRKQQLEAEMEHKKEETRRKTEEERQKKEDERARREFIRQEYLRRKQLKLMEDMDTVIKPRPQGAKQKKQRPKSIHRDHIESPKTPIKGPPVSSLSLASLNTGDSESVHSGRRTPRSESVEGFLSPSRCGSRNGEKDWENASTTSSVASGTEYTGPKLFKEPSAKSNKHIIQNALAHCCLAGKVNEGQKKKILEEMEKSDANNFLILFRDSGCQFRSLYTYCPETEEINKLTGIGPKSITKKMIEGLYKYNSDRKQFSHIPAKTLSASVDAITIHSHLWQTKRPVTPKKLLPTKA
- the CAMSAP2 gene encoding calmodulin-regulated spectrin-associated protein 2 isoform X4, whose product is MGDAADPRDGRRTFIVPDIKPFDHYDFSRAKIACNLAWLVAKAFGTENVPEELREPFYTDQYDQEHIKPPVVNLLLSAELYCRAGSLILKSDAAKPLLGHDAVIQALAQKGLYVTDQEKLVTERDLHKKPIQMSAHLAMMDTLMMAYTVEMVSVEKVAACAQQYSAFFQATDLPYDIEDAVMYWINKVNEHLKDIMEQEQKLKDHHTVEASGGQKSPSKWFWKLVPARYRKEQTLLKQLPCIPLVENLLKDGSDGCALAALIHFYCPGVVRLEDICLKETMSLADSLYNLQLIQEFCQEYLNQCCHFSLEDMLYAASSIKSNYLVFMAELFWWFEVVKPSFVQPRDARPQGAEPVDDLPSVPVLTAAQRNALDSSDFTPRHSRPPAHPSASGGIRRSSSMSYVDSFIGTWPKEKRSSVHGVSFDISFDKESSIQRSTPNRGITRSISNEGLTLNNSRVSRNIRKNLSFKPVNGEEGAGSIEEELHVGPHGHLAACVPRNTNELDCKQNMHHRLPNGALQNRALLDEFGSQVGTPSIEEALQIIHDTEKPAHTPRPDQLANGFFLHSQEMGVLSAGVPRSQSSPEGVADTKGASSPVTDNTEADTGIHVPSEDIPETMDEDSSLRDYTVSLDSDVDDTSKFLQDYNAREALSPCPSTVSTKSQPGSSTSSSSGVKMTSFAEQKFRKLNHTDGRSSGSSSQKTTPEGSELNIPHVVAWAQTAEDTGLPHGRDTTQLLASEVVHLRMKLEEKRRAIEAQKKKMEAAFTKQRQKMGRTAFLTVVKRKGDGPSPPREEAAGAEDGKAYAERPPEKEPQKANGPRSGSPADPKEGAESPVGRWPPSPSAPGDPEGPWSPAGPAEEPPQDGELLEHTRSIERLNASLLVLQREMQRLALQQELLMHMREQQAWVISPPPPPPSPSPHRPARAGKPHRPPADGPRPAHASPQPQPAARKSAAPSVKAQRTPRPSELKLTPLHRTLTPPRSVDSLPRLRRFSPSQVPIQTRSFVCLGGGGEPEAKESRREEEGGGEEEGEGSAGPRGQRGHVPEDEDEEARALPSAAPEGLAQPATETAWPSLGEDCVTHPAEPPSRPAFPAAPPKSANLIEVSLSDLKAPEKADVSVEKYDGESDKEQVDDDQKVCCGFFFKDDQKAENDMAMKRAALLEKRLRREKETQLRKQQLEAEMEHKKEETRRKTEEERQKKEDERARREFIRQEYLRRKQLKLMEDMDTVIKPRPQGAKQKKQRPKSIHRDHIESPKTPIKGPPVSSLSLASLNTGDSESVHSGRRTPRSESVEGFLSPSRCGSRNGEKDWENASTTSSVASGTEYTGPKLFKEPSAKSNKHIIQNALAHCCLAGKVNEGQKKKILEEMEKSDANNFLILFRDSGCQFRSLYTYCPETEEINKLTGIGPKSITKKMIEGLYKYNSDRKQFSHIPAKTLSASVDAITIHSHLWQTKRPVTPKKLLPTKA
- the CAMSAP2 gene encoding calmodulin-regulated spectrin-associated protein 2 isoform X6, translating into MKRMRKKLEPGKSGFLPCSGSAHLAMMDTLMMAYTVEMVSVEKVAACAQQYSAFFQATDLPYDIEDAVMYWINKVNEHLKDIMEQEQKLKDHHTVEASGGQKSPSKWFWKLVPARYRKEQTLLKQLPCIPLVENLLKDGSDGCALAALIHFYCPGVVRLEDICLKETMSLADSLYNLQLIQEFCQEYLNQCCHFSLEDMLYAASSIKSNYLVFMAELFWWFEVVKPSFVQPRDARPQGAEPVDDLPSVPVLTAAQRNALDSSDFTPSGEGAVLTHSRPHLPSRHSRPPAHPSASGGIRRSSSMSYVDSFIGTWPKEKRSSVHGVSFDISFDKESSIQRSTPNRGITRSISNEGLTLNNSRVSRNIRKNLSFKPVNGEEGAGSIEEELHVGPHGHLAACVPRNTNELDCKQNMHHRLPNGALQNRALLDEFGSQVGTPSIEEALQIIHDTEKPAHTPRPDQLANGFFLHSQEMGVLSAGVPRSQSSPEGVADTKGASSPVTDNTEADTGIHVPSEDIPETMDEDSSLRDYTVSLDSDVDDTSKFLQDYNAREALSPCPSTVSTKSQPGSSTSSSSGVKMTSFAEQKFRKLNHTDGRSSGSSSQKTTPEGSELNIPHVVAWAQTAEDTGLPHGRDTTQLLASEVVHLRMKLEEKRRAIEAQKKKMEAAFTKQRQKMGRTAFLTVVKRKGDGPSPPREEAAGAEDGKAYAERPPEKEPQKANGPRSGSPADPKEGAESPVGRWPPSPSAPGDPEGPWSPAGPAEEPPQDGELLEHTRSIERLNASLLVLQREMQRLALQQELLMHMREQQAWVISPPPPPPSPSPHRPARAGKPHRPPADGPRPAHASPQPQPAARKSAAPSVKAQRTPRPSELKLTPLHRTLTPPRSVDSLPRLRRFSPSQVPIQTRSFVCLGGGGEPEAKESRREEEGGGEEEGEGSAGPRGQRGHVPEDEDEEARALPSAAPEGLAQPATETAWPSLGEDCVTHPAEPPSRPAFPAAPPKSANLIEVSLSDLKAPEKADVSVEKYDGESDKEQVDDDQKVCCGFFFKDDQKAENDMAMKRAALLEKRLRREKETQLRKQQLEAEMEHKKEETRRKTEEERQKKEDERARREFIRQEYLRRKQLKLMEDMDTVIKPRPQGAKQKKQRPKSIHRDHIESPKTPIKGPPVSSLSLASLNTGDSESVHSGRRTPRSESVEGFLSPSRCGSRNGEKDWENASTTSSVASGTEYTGPKLFKEPSAKSNKHIIQNALAHCCLAGKVNEGQKKKILEEMEKSDANNFLILFRDSGCQFRSLYTYCPETEEINKLTGIGPKSITKKMIEGLYKYNSDRKQFSHIPAKTLSASVDAITIHSHLWQTKRPVTPKKLLPTKA
- the CAMSAP2 gene encoding calmodulin-regulated spectrin-associated protein 2 isoform X1, which codes for MGDAADPRDGRRTFIVPDIKPFDHYDFSRAKIACNLAWLVAKAFGTENVPEELREPFYTDQYDQEHIKPPVVNLLLSAELYCRAGSLILKSDAAKPLLGHDAVIQALAQKGLYVTDQEKLVTERDLHKKPIQMSAHLAMMDTLMMAYTVEMVSVEKVAACAQQYSAFFQATDLPYDIEDAVMYWINKVNEHLKDIMEQEQKLKDHHTVEASGGQKSPSKWFWKLVPARYRKEQTLLKQLPCIPLVENLLKDGSDGCALAALIHFYCPGVVRLEDICLKETMSLADSLYNLQLIQEFCQEYLNQCCHFSLEDMLYAASSIKSNYLVFMAELFWWFEVVKPSFVQPRDARPQGAEPVDDLPSVPVLTAAQRNALDSSDFTPSGEGAVLTHSRPHLPSRHSRPPAHPSASGGIRRSSSMSYVDSFIGTWPKEKRSSVHGVSFDISFDKESSIQRSTPNRGITRSISNEGLTLNNSRVSRNIRKNLSFKPVNGEEGAGSIEEELHVGPHGHLAACVPRNTNELDCKQNMHHRLPNGALQNRALLDEFGSQVGTPSIEEALQIIHDTEKPAHTPRPDQLANGFFLHSQEMGVLSAGVPRSQSSPEGVADTKGASSPVTDNTEADTGIHVPSEDIPETMDEDSSLRDYTVSLDSDVDDTSKFLQDYNAREALSPCPSTVSTKSQPGSSTSSSSGVKMTSFAEQKFRKLNHTDGRSSGSSSQKTTPEGSELNIPHVVAWAQTAEDTGLPHGRDTTQLLASEVVHLRMKLEEKRRAIEAQKKKMEAAFTKQRQKMGRTAFLTVVKRKGDGPSPPREEAAGAEDGKAYAERPPEKEPQKANGPRSGSPADPKEGAESPVGRWPPSPSAPGDPEGPWSPAGPAEEPPQDGELLEHTRSIERLNASLLVLQREMQRLALQQELLMHMREQQAWVISPPPPPPSPSPHRPARAGKPHRPPADGPRPAHASPQPQPAARKSAAPSVKAQRTPRPSELKLTPLHRTLTPPRSVDSLPRLRRFSPSQVPIQTRSFVCLGGGGEPEAKESRREEEGGGEEEGEGSAGPRGQRGHVPEDEDEEARALPSAAPEGLAQPATETAWPSLGEDCVTHPAEPPSRPAFPAAPPKSANLIEVSLSDLKAPEKADVSVEKYDGESDKEQVDDDQKVCCGFFFKDDQKAENDMAMKRAALLEKRLRREKETQLRKQQLEAEMEHKKEETRRKTEEERQKKEDERARREFIRQEYLRRKQLKLMEDMDTVIKPRPQGAKQKKQRPKSIHRDHIESPKTPIKGPPVSSLSLASLNTGDSESVHSGRRTPRSESVEGFLSPSRCGSRNGEKDWENASTTSSVASGTEYTGPKLFKEPSAKSNKHIIQNALAHCCLAGKVNEGQKKKILEEMEKSDANNFLILFRDSGCQFRSLYTYCPETEEINKLTGIGPKSITKKMIEGLYKYNSDRKQFSHIPAKTLSASVDAITIHSHLWQTKRPVTPKKLLPTKA
- the CAMSAP2 gene encoding calmodulin-regulated spectrin-associated protein 2 isoform X5; its protein translation is MGDAADPRDGRRTFIVPDIKPFDHYDFSRAKIACNLAWLVAKAFGTENVPEELREPFYTDQYDQEHIKPPVVNLLLSAELYCRAGSLILKSDAAKPLLGHDAVIQALAQKGLYVTDQEKLVTERDLHKKPIQMSAHLAMMDTLMMAYTVEMVSVEKVAACAQQYSAFFQATDLPYDIEDAVMYWINKVNEHLKDIMEQEQKLKDHHTVEASGGQKARYRKEQTLLKQLPCIPLVENLLKDGSDGCALAALIHFYCPGVVRLEDICLKETMSLADSLYNLQLIQEFCQEYLNQCCHFSLEDMLYAASSIKSNYLVFMAELFWWFEVVKPSFVQPRDARPQGAEPVDDLPSVPVLTAAQRNALDSSDFTPRHSRPPAHPSASGGIRRSSSMSYVDSFIGTWPKEKRSSVHGVSFDISFDKESSIQRSTPNRGITRSISNEGLTLNNSRVSRNIRKNLSFKPVNGEEGAGSIEEELHVGPHGHLAACVPRNTNELDCKQNMHHRLPNGALQNRALLDEFGSQVGTPSIEEALQIIHDTEKPAHTPRPDQLANGFFLHSQEMGVLSAGVPRSQSSPEGVADTKGASSPVTDNTEADTGIHVPSEDIPETMDEDSSLRDYTVSLDSDVDDTSKFLQDYNAREALSPCPSTVSTKSQPGSSTSSSSGVKMTSFAEQKFRKLNHTDGRSSGSSSQKTTPEGSELNIPHVVAWAQTAEDTGLPHGRDTTQLLASEVVHLRMKLEEKRRAIEAQKKKMEAAFTKQRQKMGRTAFLTVVKRKGDGPSPPREEAAGAEDGKAYAERPPEKEPQKANGPRSGSPADPKEGAESPVGRWPPSPSAPGDPEGPWSPAGPAEEPPQDGELLEHTRSIERLNASLLVLQREMQRLALQQELLMHMREQQAWVISPPPPPPSPSPHRPARAGKPHRPPADGPRPAHASPQPQPAARKSAAPSVKAQRTPRPSELKLTPLHRTLTPPRSVDSLPRLRRFSPSQVPIQTRSFVCLGGGGEPEAKESRREEEGGGEEEGEGSAGPRGQRGHVPEDEDEEARALPSAAPEGLAQPATETAWPSLGEDCVTHPAEPPSRPAFPAAPPKSANLIEVSLSDLKAPEKADVSVEKYDGESDKEQVDDDQKVCCGFFFKDDQKAENDMAMKRAALLEKRLRREKETQLRKQQLEAEMEHKKEETRRKTEEERQKKEDERARREFIRQEYLRRKQLKLMEDMDTVIKPRPQGAKQKKQRPKSIHRDHIESPKTPIKGPPVSSLSLASLNTGDSESVHSGRRTPRSESVEGFLSPSRCGSRNGEKDWENASTTSSVASGTEYTGPKLFKEPSAKSNKHIIQNALAHCCLAGKVNEGQKKKILEEMEKSDANNFLILFRDSGCQFRSLYTYCPETEEINKLTGIGPKSITKKMIEGLYKYNSDRKQFSHIPAKTLSASVDAITIHSHLWQTKRPVTPKKLLPTKA